A window from Culex pipiens pallens isolate TS chromosome 3, TS_CPP_V2, whole genome shotgun sequence encodes these proteins:
- the LOC120419726 gene encoding uncharacterized protein LOC120419726 translates to MANCQVCGRPDTGNMAPCCKCGSWLHFECIEISSSIVMADQSIICPCCLESANPAPLVPEKKKPEKVKGSKAGSVRSGASSVRSATGVRTRLAELKLKKLEEQKKLALQRLELEEKLREAELAAQKQQQEAERAVKKQQQEAELAAMKLQVESEALEETFRLMEEIERAEDEDDGKSVASEQSSRSKVTQWQKQQFLSSTRVGPAETAAGTGQQGRNPTISGANTSAVERPAGNGTVLDRALKGISLNESGVQSMLGGFIGRVSETIVPTYATKPLAPEVAPGPSTADLSPHPKHSSPLPPNENSVKPTSLIQSLLSSRPVGEPEVSVKSAQGNEQQTDSRPQTGPPPPPGGNPQPVPNVHESQPERYDNRQGNRSADASENQPEAYCGPTAQQLVARQVITKELPVFTGDPEDWPLFISAYVNTTNACGYSNAENLSRLQKYVRGYAYERVRGRLLHPTGVPHAIAMLEMLFGRPEILIHSLLEKVRSAPAPRADRLESYIDYGLAVQHLCDHLETGGHEAHLNNPMLLFELVEKLPPNARLDWSLYKERCEQVNISAFARYMSALVKAASDVTLSYGSKPQQQQTRSTKPDRSGKDKDFCGAHSAEETSDKEEAEKKATPACFICKDPKHRVKDCAEFAKKMLEERWKIVDEFKLCHGCLGIHWKKPCRTSECGIDGCRKQHHALLHSKQKQRATDSKHGEQEREKNEPTASGSNAVTNHHYAGKTALFRIIPVELHGNNRSVSAYAFLDDGSSRTMVDEEIAKELGVEGEVLPLCLQWTANVKRTESASQRIALEISGDEVGARFALNDVRTVKKLELPRQSLRFEELAKTYPYLQGLPVKDYDHAAPRILIGNDNAYVTAMLKVREGQPGEPIAARSRLGWTVYGKQDQPEGRVHSFHVCECQDDQSLHDLVKEFFSVESMGVEAVANPESEEVKRANKILQDTTKRVGQRFETGLLWKYDCFEFPDSYPMAKRRLQCLERRIQKDPVIGESVVRQLSEYQEKGYIHKATPEELEGADPSRTWYLPLGVALNPKKPSKIRIFCDAAAKVNGISLNTMLLKGPDLLKTLLHVLFGFREKRVALCADLKEMFHQVQIRREDRHAQRLLWRDDPSKTPEVYLMDVATFGATCSPCSAQYIKNRNAEEHAQEYPEAADAIIRKHYVDDYLDSADTVEEATKLALEVKHVHSLGGFDLRNWLSNSKEVLARVGESDTALEKCIQLDKNDPTERVLGMFWKPEEDVFTYTMTLTNDAEHPTKRQALRIVMSLFDPAGLLCFFIIHGKILIQEVWRAKTEWDQKIPDKLRERWMRWIELFEHLCEVRIPRCYFPKYSVDDIVSLQLHVFCDASEEAYSCVAYFRAVFWDGVIQVALVGGKAKVAPLKALSIPRLELSGGVLGVRLRKSITNGHSLKVEKTVMWTDSKTVLAWINSDHRNYRQFVACRVGEILSKSDAAEWRHCPGKLNPADLATKWGPKGPCFSPDYPWYGRFFLLSPDIEWPMDVNPAEETTEEELRACLVHIEAVIKSTIDWKRFSDWTRLLRAVAYALRFKQNIREKVKKQPLTTGPLTQEEMGMAETAIFRTVQSEAYPDEVATLSVAREQLKPRRQAELERTSSIRKLSPFMDEAGLIRSDSRISEATFASYDTRFPIILPKSHPATNVLLFWYHRRFLHANGETVVNEVRQRFFVSMLRTEVRKIPGRCPLCKLKIAMEGKTLAIPRMAPLPAARLQAFVRPFSYTGIDYFGPIAVRVNRGTQKRWIALFTCLTTRAVHLEVVHSLTTESCKQAFRRFIGRRGAPAEIRSDRGTNFVGANNELRQEMNKIDGQLAETFTNTNTRWIFNPPAAPHMGGAWERLVRSVKTALTAMYTSRVPNEETLATLVVEAESIVNSRPLTFIPLQSEQQEALTPNHFLLLSSSGVVQPPKTSAETKLACRGDWQLCQTMLDNFWRRWIREYLPTIARRTKWFEEVKPIEVGDLVIVVEEKVRNGWIRGRIVEAYKGRDGRIRDATVQTADGLLRRPVAKLARLDLEGCKPDPGVSDQLNGSGNCSGAAQQLSPQEAPRRDVECKGRSRCDGGSNAKKRQSKGRNKTKQPNSK, encoded by the coding sequence ATGGCCAATTGCCAAGTATGCGGGCGACCGGACACGGGTAACATGGCACCCTGCTGCAAGTGCGGATCATGGTTGCACTTCGAGTGCATTGAAATCAGCAGCAGCATCGTGATGGCGGATCAGTCCATTATCTGCCCTTGCTGTCTGGAATCGGCGAACCCGGCGCCGCTGGTGCCCGAGAAGAAGAAGCCCGAGAAGGTAAAAGGTTCGAAGGCAGGTTCTGTTCGATCGGGAGCAAGTTCTGTTCGGTCGGCGACCGGAGTACGAACCAGGTTGGCGGAGCTGAAGCTGAAAAAGCTCGAAGAGCAGAAGAAGCTCGCGCTGCAGCGCCTGGAGTTGGAGGAAAAACTACGCGAAGCAGAGCTTGCGgcccagaagcagcagcaggaggcAGAGCGTGCGGTGaagaagcagcagcaggaagCGGAACTCGCGGCCATGAAGCTGCAGGTGGAATCGGAGGCGCTCGAAGAGACCTTCCGGTTGATGGAGGAGATCGAGCGAGCAGAAGATGAGGACGACGGTAAGAGTGTGGCTTCGGAGCAGAGCTCTCGCAGCAAAGTTACGCAGTGGCAGAAACAGCAATTTCTGAGCTCGACGCGTGTGGGACCGGCGGAGACTGCAGCTGGAACTGGTCAGCAGGGGAGGAACCCAACGATATCCGGGGCAAATACTAGCGCGGTGGAACGACCGGCTGGTAACGGGACCGTTCTGGATAGGGCGTTAAAGGGAATCTCCCTGAATGAGTCAGGAGTTCAGTCGATGTTAGGAGGTTTCATAGGGAGGGTATCAGAGACAATTGTGCCGACGTATGCCACAAAGCCACTTGCTCCGGAAGTTGCTCCGGGACCAAGTACCGCAGACCTTTCTCCTCATCCCAAACATTCCTCCCCTCTTCCCCCGAACGAAAACTCCGTAAAGCCCACCAGTCTGATCCAGAGTCTTTTGTCAAGTCGACCAGTTGGTGAGCCGGAAGTGAGCGTGAAAAGTGCCCAAGGAAACGAACAGCAGACGGATTCAAGACCACAAACGGGACCGCCACCGCCTCCTGGAGGAAATCCGCAACCCGTTCCAAATGTTCATGAATCGCAACCGGAAAGGTACGATAACCGCCAGGGGAATCGGAGTGCTGACGCATCCGAAAACCAACCGGAAGCCTACTGTGGTCCGACGGCGCAGCAGCTCGTAGCCAGGCAGGTGATCACGAAGGAGTTGCCAGTCTTCACGGGAGATCCAGAAGATTGGCCGTTGTTTATCAGCGCGTACGTCAACACGACGAATGCGTGCGGATATTCGAACGCGGAAAATTTATCGAGATTGCAGAAGTACGTGCGAGGATACGCTTACGAAAGGGTGCGAGGTCGTTTGCTGCATCCGACGGGAGTTCCACATGCGATAGCAATGCTGGAGATGTTATTTGGAAGACCGGAGATTTTGATACACTCGCTGCTGGAAAAAGTGCGTAGCGCACCGGCACCACGAGCGGATCGGCTCGAGTCGTACATCGACTACGGCTTGGCGGTTCAGCACTTGTGTGATCATCTGGAGACCGGAGGACACGAGGCGCACTTGAACAACCCGATGTTGTTGTTTGAGCTGGTGGAGAAGTTGCCACCAAACGCGAGACTGGACTGGTCGCTGTACAAGGAGCGCTGCGAACAAGTCAACATCTCGGCGTTTGCGCGCTACATGTCGGCGTTGGTGAAAGCGGCATCGGACGTGACGCTCAGCTACGGATCCAAACCACAACAACAGCAGACGCGGAGTACGAAACCGGACAGGAGCGGCAAGGACAAAGACTTTTGCGGTGCACATTCGGCCGAGGAGACGTCGGACAAGGAGGAAGCGGAGAAGAAAGCTACACCAGCGTGCTTCATCTGTAAGGACCCCAAACACCGCGTAAAAGACTGTGCCGAGTTTGCCAAGAAGATGCTGGAAGAACGCTGGAAGATAGTCGACGAGTTTAAGCTATGTCACGGATGTCTGGGGATCCACTGGAAGAAACCGTGTCGAACCAGCGAGTGCGGGATTGACGGATGCAGAAAGCAGCATCATGCTCTGCTGCATTCCAAGCAGAAGCAGAGAGCAACGGATTCTAAGCACGGCGAGCAGGAACGAGAGAAGAACGAGCCGACAGCGTCCGGATCGAACGCTGTCACAAACCACCATTACGCCGGGAAGACGGCGCTTTTCCGTATCATCCCAGTAGAGCTCCACGGGAACAACCGTTCGGTGTCGGCCTACGCGTTTTTGGATGACGGGTCGTCGCGTACGATGGTGGACGAAGAGATTGCGAAGGAACTGGGCGTTGAAGGGGAGGTGCTTCCGCTGTGCCTGCAGTGGACGGCGAACGTGAAGCGCACCGAATCGGCGTCCCAGCGGATCGCGCTGGAAATTTCTGGTGACGAAGTAGGAGCCAGGTTCGCGCTGAACGACGTACGGACAGTGAAGAAGCTGGAGTTACCGCGACAGTCGTTGCGGTTCGAAGAGCTGGCCAAGACGTACCCGTATCTACAAGGTCTGCCGGTGAAGGACTACGACCACGCTGCACCTCGAATTCTTATCGGGAACGATAACGCATATGTGACGGCGATGCTGAAGGTCCGGGAAGGACAGCCTGGGGAACCGATTGCGGCGAGATCTCGACTAGGTTGGACAGTGTACGGCAAGCAGGACCAACCCGAGGGACGCGTGCATAGCTTTCACGTGTGCGAGTGTCAGGACGACCAATCGCTGCACGACCTGGTGAAGGAGTTCTTCTCGGTGGAGAGCATGGGAGTCGAAGCAGTAGCGAACCCGGAGTCGGAAGAAGTTAAGAGAGCTAACAAGATCCTTCAAGATACCACGAAACGTGTCGGCCAGCGGTTCGAGACGGGGCTATTGTGGAAATACGACTGCTTTGAATTTCCCGACAGCTATCCGATGGCAAAGCGACGATTGCAGTGTTTGGAGCGGCGAATCCAGAAGGATCCGGTAATCGGCGAAAGTGTTGTGAGGCAGTTGTCCGAGTACCAAGAAAAAGGGTACATTCACAAGGCAACGCCGGAAGAACTGGAGGGAGCTGATCCAAGTCGCACGTGGTATCTTCCGCTTGGTGTCGCACTGAACCCGAAGAAGCCGTCAAAGATCCGCATTTTCTGCGATGCTGCCGCCAAAGTGAACGGGATCTCGCTGAACACGATGTTGCTCAAGGGTCCGGATCTGCTGAAGACTCTCCTGCACGTGCTGTTCGGTTTTCGGGAGAAGCGCGTGGCACTTTGCGCGGACCTCAAGGAGATGTTCCACCAGGTTCAGATCCGGCGGGAGGATCGGCATGCCCAAAGACTCCTATGGCGCGATGATCCGTCAAAGACGCCCGAGGTCTACCTGATGGACGTTGCGACGTTCGGGGCCACGTGTTCGCCATGTTCGGCCCAGTACATCAAGAACCGGAACGCAGAAGAGCACGCGCAAGAGTACCCGGAAGCTGCAGACGCCATCATCCGGAAGCACTACGTGGACGACTATCTGGACAGTGCTGACACGGTAGAGGAGGCAACGAAACTAGCGTTGGAGGTCAAGCACGTGCATTCGCTGGGCGGCTTTGACCTGCGGAATTGGCTGTCGAACTCCAAGGAGGTCCTCGCACGGGTCGGGGAGAGCGATACTGCGCTCGAGAAGTGCATCCAGCTCGACAAAAACGATCCAACCGAGCGGGTTCTCGGGATGTTCTGGAAGCCGGAGGAAGATGTCTTCACATACACGATGACACTGACGAACGACGCAGAACACCCGACGAAACGGCAGGCGCTACGGATCGTCATGTCCCTCTTCGATCCGGCTGGACTGCTCTGTTTCTTCATCATCCACGGCAAGATCCTGATCCAGGAGGTGTGGCGTGCGAAGACCGAATGGGACCAAAAGATTCCGGACAAGCTCAGGGAGCGCTGGATGCGGTGGATCGAGTTGTTCGAGCATTTGTGCGAGGTTCGCATCCCTCGCTGCTACTTCCCGAAGTACTCGGTCGACGATATCGTGTCGCTGCAACTGCACGTCTTCTGTGATGCTAGCGAAGAGGCGTACTCGTGCGTAGCGTACTTTCGCGCGGTGTTTTGGGACGGCGTGATCCAGGTAGCACTAGTCGGTGGAAAAGCGAAGGTGGCACCACTGAAAGCACTCTCAATCCCGCGCTTGGAGCTGAGTGGTGGTGTTCTTGGAGTCCGGCTGAGGAAGTCGATCACGAACGGACACAGCCTGAAGGTCGAAAAGACCGTCATGTGGACGGACTCAAAAACGGTTCTGGCATGGATCAACTCGGACCATCGGAACTACCGGCAGTTCGTTGCGTGCCGTGTTGGTGAGATCCTGTCGAAGTCAGATGCTGCGGAGTGGCGCCACTGTCCGGGAAAGCTGAATCCAGCGGATTTGGCCACGAAATGGGGCCCGAAGGGGCCGTGTTTTTCGCCGGACTATCCGTGGTACGGACGTTTCTTTCTTCTATCGCCTGACATCGAGTGGCCCATGGATGTGAATCCCGCAGAAGAGACGACGGAAGAGGAGTTGCGCGCCTGTCTGGTCCACATCGAAGCGGTGATTAAGTCGACAATCGACTGGAAACGCTTCTCCGACTGGACACGGCTACTGCGAGCAGTGGCGTACGCTCTACGTTTTAAGCAGAACATCCGAGAGAAGGTTAAGAAGCAACCGCTAACGACGGGACCCCTGACGCAGGAGGAAATGGGGATGGCAGAGACGGCGATCTTCCGGACGGTGCAGAGCGAAGCGTACCCCGACGAGGTTGCTACTTTGTCCGTAGCACGCGAGCAGCTGAAGCCGAGACGTCAAGCGGAACTGGAGCGAACCAGTTCGATTCGGAAGTTGTCACCGTTCATGGACGAGGCGGGGTTGATTCGGTCGGATTCCAGGATTTCCGAAGCCACATTTGCGTCCTACGACACCCGGTTCCCGATCATCCTGCCGAAGAGCCATCCAGCGACGAACGTGCTGCTGTTCTGGTACCATCGGAGGTTCCTTCACGCTAACGGTGAGACGGTTGTTAACGAAGTTCGACAGCGGTTCTTCGTGTCCATGTTGCGTACGGAGGTACGCAAGATTCCAGGTCGCTGTCCGCTGTGCAAGCTGAAGATAGCGATGGAAGGGAAAACCTTGGCGATACCACGTATGGCCCCTCTCCCTGCGGCGCGGCTGCAGGCTTTCGTTAGGCCGTTCTCCTACACGGGCATCGACTACTTCGGGCCGATCGCCGTTCGAGTGAACCGTGGCACGCAAAAAAGATGGATCGCATTGTTCACGTGTCTCACTACTCGTGCAGTTCATCTCGAGGTGGTACACTCTCTGACAACAGAGTCCTGCAAGCAAGCTTTTCGGCGGTTCATAGGACGCCGAGGTGCGCCAGCGGAGATCCGGAGCGATCGGGGAACCAACTTCGTTGGAGCGAACAACGAGCTACGTCAGGAGATGAACAAGATTGATGGCCAGCTGGCCGAGACGTTCACCAACACCAACACACGTTGGATTTTCAACCCACCTGCTGCGCCCCACATGGGAGGCGCATGGGAACGATTGGTGAGGTCGGTGAAAACGGCGTTGACCGCGATGTACACTTCCAGAGTTCCGAACGAGGAGACGTTAGCGACTCTAGTCGTGGAGGCGGAAAGCATCGTCAACTCGAGGCCTCTAACGTTCATCCCACTACAGTCGGAACAGCAAGAAGCTTTGACGCCGAACCACTTCCTGTTGTTGAGCTCAAGTGGAGTGGTCCAGCCCCCGAAGACGTCAGCGGAAACAAAGCTGGCCTGTAGAGGAGATTGGCAGCTTTGTCAAACGATGTTGGACAACTTTTGGCGCCGTTGGATTCGGGAGTATCTCCCGACGATTGCCCGCAGAACGAAGTGGTTCGAAGAGGTTAAGCCGATCGAGGTAGGCGACTTGGTGATCGTCGTAGAGGAGAAGGTGCGGAACGGCTGGATCCGAGGACGGATCGTGGAGGCCTACAAGGGACGGGATGGAAGGATTCGCGATGCGACTGTGCAAACTGCTGACGGACTCCTGCGGCGACCGGTTGCGAAACTGGCGCGCTTGGATCTGGAAGGGTGTAAGCCTGATCCGGGAGTTTCGGACCAGCTTAACGGGTCGGGGAACTGTTCCGGCGCGGCGCAACAATTGTCACCACAAGAAGCCCCCCGGCGAGATGTAGAGTGCAAGGGTCGGTCGAGGTGCGACGGTGGCAGCAatgcgaagaaacgtcaaagcaaaggacgaaacaaaacaaaacaacccaACTCAAAGTGA